Genomic window (Deltaproteobacteria bacterium):
CGCCCGCCGCCATCGCAAGCGGCCATCGACGCATTCCGTGTGAGGCGACGAGCAGTGCGACGGCAAACGTCGTGATCGCCATGTTGAAAAGATGGTCGTCGAAGGCAAGTGCGCCGACATACGCGAGCGGAAGCGTCGCCGCGACGATCGCGCTCCATGCCGCGCCGCCCGGTCCCGCCAGCATCGCCCCGATCCACGCCGCGCTCGCGGCCAGCAGCGCGAACCACAGGATCTGCCCGCGCATCAGCGACGCGTACGACGTCCCCCACGTGCGCATGGCGGCGTCCGTCGCGGCAAACGCCGGCGAGTCGATGGGCAGCGATCCCCACAGATCGTCGAAACGCAGTTCGTGAAAACGCACGAGCGCCTGCGGCAGCGGCGGATGGGGGCGCGACGCGAAGATGGGCGGCGCATGGCGATTCCACGTGTCCATCGCGACCGCCGCGCCGCAAATCGCCGCGACGACAATGATCGCGGCGAGAACGACCGCGCGCGCGCGCGCCGGGGCCGTATCGGGAACGGGGGGCATTCCCCGGTTTTCGCACATTCCCCCGGCGATGCAACGCCGAACGGCGCGGGGTCGATCACACGCCTTTTTCGAAGAGCGCGTCCACGAATTCGACCGCGTCGAAGGGGCGCAGGTCGTCGATCTTTTCGCCGATGCCGATGAAGCGGATCGGCACGTTGAGCTCGTCGCAGATGCCGACGATGCAGCCGCCCTTCGACGTGCCGTCGAGCTTCGTGAGGATCAGGCCCGTCAGATCGATCGCCTCGTTGAAGGTCTTGGCTTGCTGAATCGCGTTCTGCCCGGTGGTGGAGTCGAGGACGAGCACGGTTTCGTGCGGCGCGTCGGGGACGATCTTGCCCATGACGCGCTTGGTCTTCTTCAATTCTTCCATCAGGTTCGATTTTGTGTGCAGCCGGCCGGCGGTATCGACGAGCACCACGTCGGCCCCGCGCGCCACTGCCGCCTGCACCGCGTCGAAGGCCACCGCCGACGGGTCCGCGCCCGACGCCTGTTTGATGATCTCGCAGCCGACGCGCTGGCTCCAGATCTCGAGCTGCTCGATCGCCGCCGCGCGGAAGGTGTCGCCCGCGGCCATGATGACCTTCTTGCCCTCGCGCGTGAACTGCGCGGCCATCTTGCCGATCGTCGTCGTCTTTCCCACGCCGTTGACGCCCACGACCATGATGACAAAGGGCTTCGCGCCAGAGGTTTCCAGCGGAATCGCCTCGGTCTTCATGATGTCGAGGATCAGTTCCTTGAGCACGGTGCGCAGGCCGTCCATGTCCTCAATCTTGCGTTCCTTCACCAGCTTGCGGGCGTTTTCGAGCAGGCTGAACGCCGTCTGCACGCCGAGATCCGCCGTGATGAGCGCCTCTTCGAGGTCCGCGTACAGATCTTCGTCGATCTTCGATCGGCCGGTCAGGATCGCGTCGATCTTGCCGACGAGCCCGCCCGCCGTTTTGGCGAGCCCCTGCTTCAGCCGCTGGAAGAGCGAGAGCTTCGGCGCTTCTTCGACAACTCCCTCGGCGGCTTCTTCCTCGGCTTCGTCGGCTTGGGCCGCCTCGGCGAGTTCCGCGAGTTCGGCCTCGATCGCCTCGTCATCGGGCTCTTCTTCGACGGCGGGGATGGGCGCGATCGCTTCGGCTCCGGCACCCTCACCCTCGACCGCGAAGCCCTCACCCCCGACCCCTCTCCCGTCCGACGGGCGAGGGGAGACGGCTTCGTCGAGATCCTCAGCTTCGGCGAGCAGTTCCGCCTCGATGTCCTCGTCCGAGTCCGTGGCGTCGTCGTCGAGTTCGTCGGCCGGCTCGACGTCGATCTCTTCCGTTCGCCCGGCGGCGAGTCGCTTGCGCAGCCGCGTGAGGCGGATCAGCAGCCACATGAGGAACAGCGCCGTCAGCATCAGGTTCGGCGCGGTCACGGTCGGGTTCATGAGACCCGTCTGTTCGAGCACGGCGTTGAAGTCGTTCAGCACCGGCGCCCAAAAACGGGCCAAAAACTCCCCGATCAGGGGGATGTCGAGCCAATTCATCGGTTGTTCCGTAAATGAATGGAACGCGCCACGTCGGCGCGCGCGAACGATCTACAATAATTGACCGGTGAACTCAACCGAGCCCGAACCGCGCGTCTCGTGTCCGAGGGTCAGACCTCGGCCAGCGCCTGCGCCGTGAGATGGATGCGGCGCGCGTCGCGTTCCACGCGTGCGACCGCGTCATCGGTGTAGGGGATGTATCGCTCGCGCGCCCCGCTGCCCACGACCAGCACGTCGTTGCTGCCCGTGGCGAACAGGCGCGTCACCGTGCCGAGCTCGCCGCCCCGGTGATCGACGACCGTCATGCCCTCGAGCTCGTACCAGTAGAATTCGCCCTCGGGCAAAGGAGCGATCTCGTCCGCGCCCGCGAGCACCTGCGCACCGATCCACGGCTCCACGTCCTCGATCCGATCCAGGCCCGCCAGTTTCATGATGGAAAACCCGCGCTGGGGGCGCGTGCGCTCCACGTCGAACGCGCGCTCGGCCGCGCCCTTGCGCAGCGTCACGCGCTTTACGCGGTCGAGGTTCTCGGAAACTCCCGCGGGAGGATACGCGCGGAACTCCCCGCGCAGGCCGTGCGTCTTGGACACGGTGGCGAGGAGCACAAGGGACTTCTCGGACGTCGCGGGCGACTTTGCGGTCGTCTCGCCCGGCGGCCGGTCCGTCAATCCACGATCTCCAGTGCGTACCGGTGTCGGTCGCGGACGCCTGCGGCCGTCAGCAGCGCCCGGATCGCCCGGGCGGTGCGTCCGCCCCGGCCGATCACCTTGCCCAGGTCGTCGGGGGCCACGTGCAGTTCGAGGTGCGTCTCGTCGACCCCGTCGTCGATGCTGATCTCGACGCGGTCGGGTTCGTCGACGAGCGCCCGCGCGACGTGCTCCACCAGATCGGCGACGCGGTCGGCCCGTTCCGTGTCCAGGTCGGACGCGGTTGTGTCGCCGGTGTCGGACGGATCGGCGGTGTCGGACGTGTCTTCGTTATCGATCGTGTCTTCGGTGTCGATCATGGTTGCCTCCGGATCAGAGGCCCTTGGCCTTCATCAGGCTCTTCACGGTCACCGAGGGCTGCGCGCCTTTGGCGATCCAGTCCTTGAGCGCGTCTTCCTGAAACACCACGCCGTCGGTCGCCTTCATCGGGTCGTAATGCCCAATCTGATCCACGAAACGCCCTTCGCGCGGGCTTCGCGAGTCGGCCACCACGATGCGGTAGAAGGGAGCCTTTTTCGCGCCCATGCGGCGCAGTCGGATACGTAGAGCCATCGATTCCGTCCTTTCGCGTCCCGGCCGATACCCGGCCGGAGCTGTTCGGCCGCCGTGCGGCCGGTTTCATGTCGGCATCAGTGCCGTTTCTTCTTTCGTACCGCTTTCATCGCGGCCTTGGCCGCGCCGCCGCCCGCGCCGGGGATCTTCATCCCGCCCGGCATGCGTCCGGCCGCGCCCATCTTCGTCATCTGAGTAATCATGGTCCGGGCCTGCTGGTATTTTTTCACCAGGTTGTTCACGTCCTGGATCGTCGCACCGCTGCCCCGGGCCACGCGGTTGCGTCGCGAGCCGTTGAGCACCGTGTAATCGCGGCGTTCCTCGTGCGTCATCGAGTTGATCATCGCCTCGATTTTTGTCAGTTCGCGCTCGTCGGGCTGCATGCCCATGACCGCTTTCATCTTGTTCATGCCCGGCAGCATCGACATGAGCTGGTCGAGGCTGCCCATCTTGCGCACCTGTCGGAGCTGGTCGCGGAAGTCTTCGAGCGTGAACTCGTTCTTGCGGAGCTTTCGCTCCATCTCCTCGGCGGCCTTTTCGTCCATCATGGACTCGGCGCGCTCGATGAGCGTCAT
Coding sequences:
- the ftsY gene encoding signal recognition particle-docking protein FtsY gives rise to the protein MWLLIRLTRLRKRLAAGRTEEIDVEPADELDDDATDSDEDIEAELLAEAEDLDEAVSPRPSDGRGVGGEGFAVEGEGAGAEAIAPIPAVEEEPDDEAIEAELAELAEAAQADEAEEEAAEGVVEEAPKLSLFQRLKQGLAKTAGGLVGKIDAILTGRSKIDEDLYADLEEALITADLGVQTAFSLLENARKLVKERKIEDMDGLRTVLKELILDIMKTEAIPLETSGAKPFVIMVVGVNGVGKTTTIGKMAAQFTREGKKVIMAAGDTFRAAAIEQLEIWSQRVGCEIIKQASGADPSAVAFDAVQAAVARGADVVLVDTAGRLHTKSNLMEELKKTKRVMGKIVPDAPHETVLVLDSTTGQNAIQQAKTFNEAIDLTGLILTKLDGTSKGGCIVGICDELNVPIRFIGIGEKIDDLRPFDAVEFVDALFEKGV
- the rimM gene encoding 16S rRNA processing protein RimM; its protein translation is MTDRPPGETTAKSPATSEKSLVLLATVSKTHGLRGEFRAYPPAGVSENLDRVKRVTLRKGAAERAFDVERTRPQRGFSIMKLAGLDRIEDVEPWIGAQVLAGADEIAPLPEGEFYWYELEGMTVVDHRGGELGTVTRLFATGSNDVLVVGSGARERYIPYTDDAVARVERDARRIHLTAQALAEV
- a CDS encoding KH domain-containing protein produces the protein MIDTEDTIDNEDTSDTADPSDTGDTTASDLDTERADRVADLVEHVARALVDEPDRVEISIDDGVDETHLELHVAPDDLGKVIGRGGRTARAIRALLTAAGVRDRHRYALEIVD
- the rpsP gene encoding 30S ribosomal protein S16, coding for MALRIRLRRMGAKKAPFYRIVVADSRSPREGRFVDQIGHYDPMKATDGVVFQEDALKDWIAKGAQPSVTVKSLMKAKGL